The genomic stretch GTTCCAGGCGCTATGACAATGTCAAGGTCGTTTTCGGATGGCCCTATCGGCAGGATCTTTTTTGATTTAGGCATCAGCAGAATGTTTGTGTATTTGAGGTCCTCACGGTATTTGGGATTGCTTGACACATATACAGGAACGTGAACTGTGAAAACTCCGTCGACAGCATTTTCCACCATGAGGTTTTCATCAAGCCTTATAAATAATGTGGTGTTTTCCTCAAGCTCCACTGAATGCTTTTCAAGAAGTTCAACCAGCCTGTTTATTGATTCCATCATCTCGTTTTCCTCTTCAGTGGGCTGTCTTAATATGTTTATGAATGATTCCATTGGAATATTGAGTTCTGTCTCGGTTAACGGATTTATCACCACTGTTGAGTATCTCTCTGACTGGCTTAGCATTTCCACAATGTCTGAAACATACATTATCATTGCTGAGCTTTTAAGTCCTGACTTTTCCATCATTTCATCGGATGTGAAAAGCGGCACTGCCTTTTCGCCTTCGCTGTTGGTGAGGTAGTTGATGTTGAATCCCGGCTGTCCTTCCGGTTCAAAGACATCCCCTTCCTTTGCATTTTCAATGCCTGCAAACATGTTTTCACTGAGTGATACGGGAAGGTACAGCTGAGCGTCCTTCACCGCTTCAAAAAATTCCCTCTGCATTTCAGGAGTTATTTCCCTTGCCATTATCTCTTCAAGACGTGAGTTGTCAATCTGTGTTTCCTTTTTAAGCTCTTCCAGTTTCTTTTCATCCATCTTATCACCTGTAAATAGTGCATCCGAGTCAAATACGAATGATTCGGATGCTGGATTAATTACAATTTTCTCTTCGGCCACGCTTAGAATGTCATCAAAGTCATATGCCTGTGCAAATACCTCATCATAGCTTTCAAATATCTTTTCAAACTCGTCAATGTCTGTAAAAAGAGGCAGATGTGCTTCGTCTTGACTGTTCCATATCAAAACGAAGTTGACGCCGTCGTCTGCATTGACGCATGGAATTATCAGGGATGATTTGAAAAGCTCACGGGCCAGTGCTGAAATGTCTTCGTCTGAGGGGTTTTCAGTGCCCAAAAGCCTTCTAAGTTCACCGTTTGAGATATCTTCAATTTTCATTAAAATCACTTTCCAGGATACTTGCACAAGAATATCCTGTTAAATCCGCAATCAGGCATTATCCGTCAAAATTTTGACATGCCAAGCTATTTAATCAAAAAAGAGTTAAATTAAAAATGTAAAATTTCAAAAAAAAATAGTTCTTAAAATGGAATTCCATGTATTGCTACATGGAAAACACTATATTTCATAAAGACAATTGATGTTTTGTATCTCATCATTTAAATACTTGAGCATCTTGAATTTTTTTGAAACCTTTTAAAACTCTTCTATGATTATCACTTTGACGAGGAAACATATAAATATTTTGTTACTAAAATGATAATAACATATGCTATCAGGAGTGAAATCATGAAAAAATTGAACCACAGATACGTCCTGCACATCCCGCTTTACAAAAACACAAATGGAAATCTTGAAGAGATTGAAATGGATGAAATTCTAAAA from Methanobrevibacter sp. encodes the following:
- a CDS encoding SseB family protein; amino-acid sequence: MKIEDISNGELRRLLGTENPSDEDISALARELFKSSLIIPCVNADDGVNFVLIWNSQDEAHLPLFTDIDEFEKIFESYDEVFAQAYDFDDILSVAEEKIVINPASESFVFDSDALFTGDKMDEKKLEELKKETQIDNSRLEEIMAREITPEMQREFFEAVKDAQLYLPVSLSENMFAGIENAKEGDVFEPEGQPGFNINYLTNSEGEKAVPLFTSDEMMEKSGLKSSAMIMYVSDIVEMLSQSERYSTVVINPLTETELNIPMESFINILRQPTEEENEMMESINRLVELLEKHSVELEENTTLFIRLDENLMVENAVDGVFTVHVPVYVSSNPKYREDLKYTNILLMPKSKKILPIGPSENDLDIVIAPGTEFHLEDTMDETTNLWMCGAQPFYDDR